A region from the Aegilops tauschii subsp. strangulata cultivar AL8/78 chromosome 5, Aet v6.0, whole genome shotgun sequence genome encodes:
- the LOC109752301 gene encoding metal transporter Nramp6, with the protein MSAHAVPGAAGDAGAARADDEARALLPASAPGGDHGDAGTSSGGEEEEDLEERAFEASEKVLVSISDDPDADADLEAQLASSSGSPPFSWRKLWLFTGPGFLMSIAFLDPGNLEGDLQAGAAAGDTLLWLLMWATAMGLLVQLLAARLGVATGRHLAELCRDEYPDWARRALWLMAEVAMVGADIQEVIGSAIAIKILSNGYLPLWAGVVITALDCFIFLSLENYGVRKLEAVFAVLIATMAVSFAWMFTDTKPNGKDLLIGILVPKLSSKTIRQAVGVVGCVIMPHNVFLHSALVQSRKIDPKKEYQVREALRYYSIESTVALAISFMINLFVTTVFAKGFYGSKEAGSIGLENAGQYLQEKFGGGFLPILYIWGIGLLAAGQSSTITGTYAGQFIMGGFLNLRLKKWLRALITRSFAIVPTIIVALFFDSSDALDVLNEWLNVLQSIQIPFALIPLITLVSKEQVMGVFRIGRKMQAVTWTVAALLITINGYLLLDFFSSEIRGPLYGSLLCVAVLAYASFILYLILRGTEISNQMIVAIRKRLS; encoded by the exons ATGTCCGCCCACGCCGTCCCCGGCGCCGCGGGAGACGCCGGCGCGGCCCGAGCCGACGATGAGGCGCGCGCCCTCCTCCCCGCCTCGGCGCCCGGGGGCGACCACGGCGACGCcggcaccagcagcggcggcgaggaggaggaggacctcgAGGAGCGCGCGTTCGAGGCGTCCGAGAAGGTCCTCGTCTCCATCTCGGACGACCCAGACGCGGACGCCGACCTGGAGGCGCAGCTCGCCTCGTCCTCGGGGTCGCCGCCCTTCTCGTGGCGGAAGCTCTGGCTCTTCACGGGGCCCGGCTTCCTGATGAGCATCGCGTTCTTGGACCCGGGCAACCTCGAGGGGGACCTCCAGGCCGGTGCCGCGGCCGGGGACACGCTGCTGTGGCTGCTCATGTGGGCCACCGCCATGGGACTCCTCGTGCAGCTCCTGGCCGCGCGCCTCGGGGTCGCCACCGGCCGGCATCTCGCCGAGCTATGCCGCGACGAGTACCCTGACTGGGCACGCCGCGCGCTCTGGCTCATGGCCGAGGTCGCCATGGTCGGCGCTGACATCCAGGAGGTCATTGGCAGCGCGATCGCCATCAAGATCCTTAGCAATGGGTATCTGCCGCTCTGGGCCGGCGTTGTCATCACCGCCTTGGATTG tttcatttttctttctcttGAGAACTATGGTGTGAGGAAACTGGAAGCTGTATTTGCAGTTTTGATTGCAACGATGGCAGTGTCCTTCGCATGGATGTTCACTGATACCAAGCCCAATGGGAAGGACCTGCTAATCG GTATTTTGGTTCCAAAACTGAGCTCTAAGACAATAAGACAAGCAGTTGGGGTTGTTGGCTGTGTTATTATGCCACACAATGTGTTCCTCCATTCAGCGCTTGTGCAATCGAGGAAAATAGACCCAAAAAAGGAGTACCAAGTCCGTGAAGCATTGAGATACTACTCAATAGAGTCAACGGTTGCATTGGCTATATCCTTCATGATAAATCTGTTTGTCACAACTGTTTTCGCTAAAGGATTCTATGGTAGTAAAGAAGCTGGCAGTATCGGCCTCGAAAACGCTGGGCAATATCTACAAGAGAAGTTTGGTGGGGGCTTTTTACCTATCCTCTACATTTGGGGGATTGGGCTATTAGCAGCCGGGCAGAGTAGCACAATAACAGGAACTTATGCTGGACAGTTTATAATGGGTGGGTTCCTAAATTTGAGGTTAAAGAAATGGCTCAGGGCGCTGATCACCAGAAGCTTCGCAATTGTGCCGACTATAATTGTGGCTCTGTTCTTCGATTCATCTGACGCACTTGATGTTCTAAATGAGTGGCTCAATGTGCTTCAATCAATTCAGATTCCTTTTGCACTGATTCCTCTGATAACCTTGGTATCCAAGGAGCAAGTCATGGGAGTTTTCAGAATTGGTCGTAAAATGCAA GCTGTAACCTGGACAGTGGCTGCATTATTGATCACAATCAACGGCTATCTCTTGTTGGATTTCTTCTCGTCTGAAATACGAGGTCCATTGTACGGCTCGCTTCTCTGCGTGGCAGTACTTGCCTACGCCTCATTCATATTGTACCTCATTCTGCGGGGCACCGAAATCTCCAACCAGATGATCGTGGCGATACGCAAGAGGTTGTCATGA